tcaataaaaagaaaatagtttccaaaattagaaagtgcatattcttgtgggacagactaaaaaggaaagagtgtatattcttgtgggacggaggaagtatcttCTATCATACTTTACACTCTCCTCTTCTcccttactttattccctcttttactttactctctccattgTAATAtttaacacatcaatttcttaaatttcatgcccaaaagaaatgcatcAGCTACCTTAacacggagggagtaattcagTCTCCAAGTACTTCAAGTTGAGAGGTGTGGTGCAGGAAATGAAAGAAGtaatttgattatttgattGCTTATTTGGTTTGTAACTGTGAATCGTAAATTTCttcttttaattaattgcttacTGTAAATTGTGAGTTTCTTAGATTAATAGATAAATTTCTTGTGAAAAGATCCTCAAGCTATTTATTCTTGTAGTGGAAGTTGAACAAGAATCACAACACATGCTagttaatgtattttttaactCATTATTCAAATTGATATTTGATATGAATGATTCCTGGATCCATTGCAAGCATGAATGATATCCAattctttttcaaatgaacAAATTAAACACAATCACCATCACACATCACTAACTACAAACACATACTGACTAATCTCCGATCTAAACATGCAACATCACATatgcatacatatatataagtaGATACTATTAATGAGCGAGCATCAAATCCCACAAACCTAATTATATGAAAACTAAGCTACTATCATCAACAAACCGCATATCTTCAAGGCTCGAGCCATCGAAATCGAACAAGAATCCGTAGTCATCCTCACACCTTGTAGACTGATCACCCAATTTGTTGTGGATACAGTCATGAGAGCTCGAGCAATAAGGATGGTGGTTCATGTGATGGTCACGAGATAGGTCGAAATCGAGCCCGAGAGAGgtgctagggttagggttagggttgccTATGTGGTGTTGGTGGGTAATGTTGACACTTTCATTATTTGTGGAAGAAATAGTCAAATTATCCTCGAAATTATGTGGGCTCATGAGATTGTTGTTATTTTCACTTCTTGATTTGTAGAACACTCTGCATAGGACCCAATCTTCCTGTCAAAGGCGGCCATAGAATAGTTAGATAAATCAATTCTTCAATCATCATAGCACCTATTTTTCTCTAAGCGCATGTAAATCCCCATGTGGAAATGAGATTTTTACGATCGTATCTTGTAGATGCTATATGGAGTACTCTAAAAGGGCAAATTGTCACAAAAATCATAAAGTTTGGTTAAATTTCGGTTAATCCATAACTTCAAAAAAAATAGTCAGTTTTACTATATCATAACTTTGATAATTTTCTCAAATGtctcatttatttatatttggagGAAAATTATGTAcaatttggaaataaaaatacattaaccTAATcttatactctctccatcccaactaagttgagtcaaaatttttgggcacgaagattaagaaattatgttgaaaagtataagaaatgaataaagtaagactgataaagagagagtaaagtaactGATGAAATAAAGGAAGGGTGATtacatgttttgtttttagctaaaataggaaatgactcaacttagttgggacattataaaaaggaatacgactcaacttagttgggacggaaggagtaatattttttatttttcattctgAAATCCATGGCTTTTGTGAGTGATGATATACGAGCCCCCCAAATCTAAATCATCAATTCAGAAAAAATGCCTAAGTTGTGATATACTTATTTggctatttttaaaagttaaggGATTGATcagaatttgatcaaacttcGTGGTTTTTTCGACAATTTGCACTATATAATAGAATTGGTTTTATAAAATCTAGTAACAATCGCCCATTATCTTTTAACATATGTATGTGTGTACATGTACCAAGTATGGGGAATATTATATTCAACCACTTCTATTGAAATGCATAGCATCTAAAAATATTGATAAATACATCAAATTTTATAGCTCTTGTTTAGGTTATAAGTATCATATTCATGGGGTGTAGAGAGAACATCGAAAGGGAGAAAATTTAATGAATATGGTCTTTTTTCTAGTAAGATATTGTActaaataaaatgatgaaattTTCAGAAATAATGTGTGTGTCTCTGTGTAGGAGCTAGCCCACAGGATGAGAAGGCATAAAATCTTTGAGGTAATAATTTCAAAGGAGTTTCGTTCAAGTTTCATACAACATGATTGGCACCTTAAGTCGAAGTGACtataaatttctttttttttacatagCTTCACACATAATCTTTATTCACTTTAGTTACTTAATCAACACAATATATAGGGACAAGTAAACACAAATTAAGGAACCAACCTTAGGTGGTACATGTGGGTTTTCAAGGCGAAATTCGTGCATAATCCATCCAGTTTTGGTCCCATTAGGAGCTCTATTTTTGTAAAATACCAAAGTTTTCCTCATCCCGATGACGCCCTTTGTCCGGGGATCAAGCACCGTCCGATCTTTCCCCGTAGCCTTCCAATAGCCGGCGGTGGTGGCACGGTTGGATCTAAAGCCGGTCGCATACTTCCGATCCCGGAAGCTAAAGAAGTACCACTCCTGGCAGTTCAATTTAGCCACATctgcaaaataattaatatgtCATGTCATGTTGGTTTAAGTGGAATTAATAGCTtgataaatagaaataaatattgGAAAAATTACACGTCTTTCTTAACGCGTTCTTGACATATATGCCACGAAAGAAATTAATGGAATTGTACTTAACATGAAATGAATTATTAGGATCTCAGCATTTACATTATGTTGCTTGTGTGACAATTTCTGCTAAATTGACAATAATTTGGTTACAAGTCACCAAAGATTCGCAAGGCATGTTTGTGGATTTAGGAAAGTAATGTTTTGTGATCACACATTTATTTTCTACATAGATGAGAGTGTTACTTCTATGGTGAGAAGTCTATGTCACACATTTGTCTTCACcttcacacacacacgcacacttTTATATATTTCGATTTAGTAATATTTAATCCTAATATCGGTGATCAGATGGCAAAGAAAAAGtaagtatgaaaaaaaaatctataaaaACATTCTATATATTACGTGTAGTTAAAGCTTGACactacttaaagaaaaacttataTTCAATTCAATTCCCTTTTGCTAAAAGAATGCACCTGAGAAACCCCTTTATAAGGTTGTGAATTTTGTAGTACTTCTTAAAATCTTATCCGATTTCtacataatattataaatagaactgcaagagaaaaagaaataaatgtaCATATAAAAATATGCATGGCTAGCTACAACAAAAGACACATACAAGAAGTAAGTTAGTCAACCAACTATTCAGTTTTCTCTTATATGATGAAACAAGACAACAAAATTTTCTTGACATAACTTTTTTTGTGCATTAAGGTTTGTTAATGTAAATAAAGAACGATAAAAAAACCAACCTGGAAGCTGCCATGGCTCGCAAACATGGAGATCGATTTCAACCAAAGTGCCTTGAACTTGTTCATTACTGATCTTTTTGTAGAGATAATGACAAACAAGCTCCTCGTCGCTCGGATAAAACTTGAAACCCGGTGGTAGCGTCTCTCCAATGTCTCGTAGTCCCATTTCTTGCCCAATATAATGATAATGAAATACTGATGATCAGTAAAAataactcaatttttttttctcaaaatggGATTATCTCTACCTTTATTATATGCGTGTgcatatgtgtgtgtgtatatatatatatagtgagaGAGAGACACGATATAGCTTAGCCAACTTGGACTTTCTTATATACATACACATAgaattgatataaatatatacacgTATATACGTACCAAAGTCAGAAGAAATCTTAATGTGGGTAATAGGCTGCAATAAAAGAGTAAAATCCAAATCCAAGAAACCAGAAACACTAATTTTAATTAACTAAATTCCGAAATAACTTGTATTTTTTGTGACCTTTTTTGAGGGGTTAATATAAGTGAATAGAAATGCTATTATAGATTCACACACAATGTATTGCTCAACTACAATCTACTAATTCTATGTACTTGGCCTTTTACTGTCCTTTTTCGTCAGTTTCCCGCAACAAATTGTGGATAAAGTTTTGAAATTATGTAATTAATACAAGGATATGTTTAAGTAAGCAAAAATAGGGTCTTTTT
This genomic interval from Salvia splendens isolate huo1 chromosome 13, SspV2, whole genome shotgun sequence contains the following:
- the LOC121761337 gene encoding protein CUP-SHAPED COTYLEDON 3-like, producing the protein MGLRDIGETLPPGFKFYPSDEELVCHYLYKKISNEQVQGTLVEIDLHVCEPWQLPDVAKLNCQEWYFFSFRDRKYATGFRSNRATTAGYWKATGKDRTVLDPRTKGVIGMRKTLVFYKNRAPNGTKTGWIMHEFRLENPHVPPKEDWVLCRVFYKSRSENNNNLMSPHNFEDNLTISSTNNESVNITHQHHIGNPNPNPSTSLGLDFDLSRDHHMNHHPYCSSSHDCIHNKLGDQSTRCEDDYGFLFDFDGSSLEDMRFVDDSSLVFI